Proteins encoded in a region of the Triticum dicoccoides isolate Atlit2015 ecotype Zavitan chromosome 3A, WEW_v2.0, whole genome shotgun sequence genome:
- the LOC119269146 gene encoding uncharacterized protein LOC119269146, with the protein MARRGGMGQLLVAGCCLLVALALACSVASAQTSQTGQPIKLPPKATFQTITIPKNSTKRLYAVTCHERRGKPCVVSCPSRCPNKCLAYCKYCMAFCVCDLVPGSSCGDPRFTGGDGNTFYFHGKKDQDFCIVSDEALHINAHFIGNHNPAIRRNFTWIQAIGVSFGQHRLYVGARKADVWDEEEDHIHVMLDGEAVDVETVKNTRWVSKALPALSVTRIDTVNAVMVELDGVFGISVNAVPITEEDSRIHNYGKTGSDSLVHLDLGFKFHSLTKNVDGLLGQTYQPEYVSKVDISAKMPIMGGAPKYLSSSLFSTDCAVSKFRGNNVAGPVVTFAS; encoded by the exons AtggcgcggcgcggcggcatgggTCAGCTGCTGGTGGCAGGATGCTGCCTCCTGGTGGCGCTCGCGCTGGCGTGCAGCGTGGCCTCGGCGCAAACGTCGCAGACTGGTCAGCCCATCAAGCTCCCGCCCAAGGCGACGTTCCAGACCATCACCATCCCCAAAAACAGCACCAAGCGCCTGTACGCGGTCACCTGCCACGAGAGGCGAGGAAAGCCCTGCGTCGTGTCCTGCCCAAGCCGATGCCCCAACAAGTGCCTCGCCTACTGCAAATACTGCATGGCATTCTGCG TGTGTGATCTCGTTCCGGGTAGCTCGTGCGGAGACCCTCGCTTCACCGGCGGGGACGGCAACACCTTCTACTTCCACGGCAAGAAGGACCAGGACTTCTGCATCGTCTCCGACGAGGCCCTCCACATCAACGCCCACTTCATCGGCAACCACAACCCTGCCATAAGGCGCAACTTCACGTGGATCCAGGCCATCGGCGTCAGCTTCGGCCAGCACCGCCTCTACGTCGGCGCTCGCAAGGCCGACGTctgggacgaggaggaggaccacATCCACGTCATGCTGGACGGCGAGGCCGTCGACGTGGAGACCGTCAAGAACACCCGGTGGGTCTCCAAGGCCCTGCCCGCCTTGTCCGTCACGCGCATCGACACGGTGAACGCTGTCATGGTGGAGCTCGACGGCGTGTTCGGCATCTCGGTCAACGCGGTGCCGATCACCGAGGAGGACTCCCGGATCCACAACTACGGCAAGACCGGGAGCGACAGCCTCGTGCACCTCGACCTCGGCTTCAAGTTCCATTCCCTCACCAAGAACGTTGACGGCCTGCTCGGCCAGACCTACCAGCCGGAGTATGTCAGCAAGGTGGACATCAGCGCCAAGATGCCCATCATGGGCGGCGCGCCAAAGTACCTATCGTCAAGTCTTTTCTCCACGGATTGCGCCGTCTCCAAGTTCCGCGGCAACAACGTCGCCGGGCCTGTTGTCACCTTTGCCTCGTAA